One Aquisediminimonas profunda genomic region harbors:
- a CDS encoding TonB-dependent receptor, translating into MHIKNDVVFRQAKASDFAVATILALSVSTLATSTYAQSAPPADGGKVAATPAADGEIIVTARKQSERISDVPIAIQAFSSKQIELYATQSFAGLSAQVPGLDVANGTTAGNVNITLRGIGSAGNGAATLDQAVAVNLDGLQVGKGNLLRLGFHDMERIEVLKGPQALFFGKNSPGGVVSLVSKDPGSDFEASVKAGYEFYAKQKFIEGVVSAPLAEGLGLRVVGYLSGQDGWFRNLARTATRKSLGDRDEYFVRGTLRYDSGGGFDNTLKVSYGGFTTHSGLSGAAQRFACPFGSAAIEPSPPAISNCKIDRYIVIGYPSPAFQAGNPLIRDGLFHKQNQLAIVNSANLEVAPELSIASVSTYFKSREQSTDNFLYSEQSLLIGGNIAHDKQFTQEVRATSHYDGPVNFMAGGFYQHEDYDSRYPALVDVGLFSGPPIGVPVTLADNRFRQKTEAYSVFGQLTFALAQQVDFEIGGRYSHEKKSVTGEAVTASVFNPVAGPLVFPVPSKSFDDFSPQATLRYKPSDNLMIYATYRTGFISGGYNLVLSSNEKPFSQEKAKGGEAGMKAALFNRQVRFDLAAYHYKYSGVQLGQFDPATVSNIVTNATSAKSYGVDASLQFSPRAVPGLSLRGALSWNHARYGTWLDSGCYAGQSIAAGCNLNLFNGAFQSQDLTGHRLLRAFDWAGNIGATYERPVADGIVMGVSADAAYKGAYNPNPQEDPRARQAPSWLLNGNFTVRAEDNSWEAALIGRNLTNKLRLSDANAVTFSGFGTGTANSVPSDLEGVVTEPRSVMFQITLRNKLFQR; encoded by the coding sequence ATGCATATCAAAAATGATGTCGTTTTTCGCCAAGCGAAGGCTAGTGATTTTGCTGTAGCAACAATTCTGGCGTTGTCGGTCTCGACATTGGCCACGTCGACATATGCCCAATCTGCTCCTCCGGCCGATGGGGGGAAAGTTGCCGCCACTCCGGCAGCTGATGGGGAAATCATTGTTACCGCTCGCAAGCAGAGCGAACGAATCTCCGACGTTCCGATCGCGATCCAGGCATTCTCCTCTAAGCAGATCGAGCTTTACGCCACGCAATCATTTGCTGGCCTTTCCGCGCAAGTGCCCGGGCTTGATGTCGCCAATGGTACCACTGCAGGAAACGTTAACATCACACTTCGGGGGATCGGCTCAGCCGGCAATGGTGCTGCGACACTTGATCAAGCAGTGGCAGTCAATCTGGATGGTCTACAGGTGGGTAAGGGCAATCTCCTAAGACTGGGCTTTCACGATATGGAGCGTATCGAGGTGCTCAAGGGACCTCAGGCGCTATTCTTCGGCAAGAACAGCCCGGGTGGCGTTGTTTCCCTCGTTTCCAAGGATCCGGGGTCCGATTTCGAAGCCAGCGTCAAGGCGGGCTATGAATTCTACGCCAAGCAAAAGTTCATCGAAGGCGTTGTCTCCGCGCCCCTCGCCGAAGGACTCGGCTTGCGTGTCGTTGGCTATTTGTCAGGGCAGGACGGCTGGTTCCGTAACCTTGCGCGCACTGCCACGCGCAAGAGCTTGGGGGACCGGGACGAATATTTTGTTCGTGGTACACTGCGCTATGATTCGGGCGGTGGCTTCGACAATACTCTGAAGGTTTCCTATGGCGGGTTCACCACGCACAGCGGCCTCTCCGGCGCAGCGCAGCGGTTTGCATGTCCTTTTGGCAGCGCAGCTATCGAGCCTTCACCACCGGCCATCTCCAATTGCAAGATTGATCGCTACATTGTCATAGGATACCCCAGTCCGGCATTTCAGGCTGGGAACCCGCTGATCCGGGATGGGCTTTTCCACAAGCAGAACCAGCTTGCGATCGTCAACAGCGCCAATCTTGAAGTGGCACCGGAACTGTCGATTGCGTCGGTGTCCACATACTTTAAGTCGCGGGAGCAAAGCACGGACAACTTCCTGTACAGCGAACAGTCGCTGCTGATTGGCGGCAACATTGCGCATGACAAACAATTTACTCAGGAAGTACGGGCGACCTCTCATTATGACGGCCCGGTCAATTTCATGGCTGGCGGCTTTTATCAACATGAAGACTATGATTCGCGCTACCCGGCCCTAGTGGATGTTGGGCTCTTTTCAGGTCCTCCGATTGGCGTTCCAGTCACACTGGCGGACAACAGGTTCCGGCAAAAGACTGAAGCCTATTCAGTATTCGGCCAATTGACATTTGCACTCGCACAGCAGGTCGATTTCGAAATAGGCGGTCGATACTCGCACGAGAAGAAATCAGTGACTGGCGAGGCGGTTACAGCGTCTGTATTCAATCCCGTTGCGGGGCCACTGGTTTTTCCAGTGCCTTCAAAGAGCTTCGACGATTTCTCGCCGCAGGCGACCCTGAGATACAAACCGTCGGATAACCTGATGATCTATGCTACTTACCGCACCGGATTCATTTCCGGCGGCTACAATCTAGTCCTCTCTTCTAATGAAAAGCCATTCTCTCAGGAAAAAGCTAAGGGTGGCGAAGCCGGAATGAAAGCAGCGTTGTTCAACCGGCAGGTGAGGTTTGACCTTGCAGCATATCACTACAAGTACTCCGGCGTGCAACTTGGTCAGTTTGATCCGGCAACGGTGTCGAATATCGTCACAAATGCGACGTCTGCAAAAAGTTATGGCGTAGATGCTTCCTTACAGTTCAGCCCCCGCGCTGTGCCCGGGCTTTCGCTACGCGGTGCATTGTCCTGGAACCATGCACGATATGGGACATGGCTCGATTCGGGCTGCTACGCGGGACAATCTATTGCTGCCGGGTGTAATCTGAATCTTTTTAACGGCGCGTTCCAAAGTCAGGATTTGACTGGTCACCGGCTATTGCGTGCATTCGATTGGGCGGGCAATATTGGCGCGACTTATGAGCGGCCCGTTGCCGACGGCATAGTAATGGGCGTGTCTGCAGATGCGGCATACAAGGGCGCCTATAACCCGAATCCGCAGGAAGATCCTCGCGCTCGCCAAGCTCCTTCCTGGCTGTTGAACGGCAACTTCACCGTGCGTGCAGAGGACAATAGTTGGGAGGCGGCTCTGATCGGCCGCAATCTAACCAACAAGCTTCGCTTGAGCGACGCCAACGCGGTTACCTTCTCGGGATTTGGGACCGGCACCGCCAATTCTGTCCCCTCCGATCTCGAGGGTGTGGTCACTGAGCCTCGCTCGGTGATGTTCCAGATCACGCTTCGCAACAAGCTTTTTCAGAGGTGA
- a CDS encoding HpcH/HpaI aldolase family protein has protein sequence MRLNELISSGIRPIGSFVSSTDPQTTDILAACGFDFVIIDREHGPHDNSSALGHIRAAEHRGIIPFIRVLENSQTLIQAALDLGAHGVLIPKIETAEQARRAVEASLYAPKGVRGMCSATYAANFCSPESWPEHQRNSDSNAIAIPLIETRKGVENINEIAAVDGVDYLFFGPGDLSNDMGIDLRSEPEKLKPAWDKVSHAAHSRGKRVFGVGFLGFDANADLLAGTADLLLLQSSAAQLVREARGK, from the coding sequence ATGAGGCTGAATGAACTCATTAGCTCTGGAATAAGACCAATAGGAAGCTTCGTCAGCAGCACCGACCCGCAAACAACCGATATCTTGGCTGCCTGCGGATTCGACTTTGTCATTATCGACCGGGAGCACGGCCCTCACGACAACTCCTCAGCGCTCGGACATATTCGTGCTGCCGAACATCGGGGCATTATTCCGTTCATAAGGGTGCTTGAGAACTCTCAGACACTTATTCAGGCCGCGCTCGACCTGGGCGCTCATGGTGTGCTCATCCCGAAGATCGAAACCGCGGAACAGGCGCGTCGTGCAGTCGAAGCGAGCCTTTACGCGCCAAAAGGGGTGCGTGGTATGTGTTCTGCGACATATGCGGCCAACTTCTGTAGCCCTGAGAGTTGGCCTGAACACCAGCGGAATTCGGACAGCAACGCCATTGCAATTCCCCTTATCGAGACAAGGAAGGGCGTTGAAAACATTAATGAAATTGCTGCGGTGGATGGCGTCGATTATCTCTTCTTTGGGCCCGGTGACCTTTCCAACGACATGGGCATAGATCTGCGGTCAGAACCCGAGAAGTTGAAGCCTGCCTGGGACAAGGTAAGCCATGCGGCACATTCACGCGGCAAGCGGGTTTTTGGTGTGGGGTTCCTGGGTTTCGATGCGAACGCCGATCTGTTGGCAGGAACTGCCGATTTGCTTTTGCTCCAATCTTCAGCAGCGCAGCTAGTCAGGGAAGCCCGGGGCAAGTAA
- a CDS encoding cupin domain-containing protein: MKKLRRVIAGIDEKGVSRFTADEEIEAVTPPTLGTDIIQIFGSDQQLTVPYDGKPAEGLRFFPKDASGFRFIIFTYPAKASPHQLTDDPAAHAETERLTPGIGEAVSGSGGMHATATVDLEYVISGELTLILDSGERKVLRAGDCLVQCGTQHAWLNEGDEPATMLLVFIGVNQDVSRFPAV, translated from the coding sequence ATGAAAAAGCTTAGGCGAGTGATTGCGGGGATCGACGAAAAGGGCGTGTCGAGGTTTACGGCAGACGAAGAAATTGAAGCGGTTACTCCTCCAACACTGGGAACCGACATCATCCAGATATTCGGCAGTGATCAGCAGCTGACAGTCCCTTATGATGGCAAGCCTGCAGAAGGATTGCGCTTCTTCCCCAAGGATGCGTCAGGCTTTCGCTTTATCATTTTCACTTATCCCGCAAAAGCCAGCCCACACCAGCTTACCGACGACCCGGCAGCCCATGCAGAAACAGAAAGATTGACACCGGGCATCGGGGAAGCCGTGTCCGGCTCTGGGGGAATGCATGCGACCGCGACCGTCGATCTTGAATACGTCATTTCGGGAGAGCTGACGCTAATTCTCGACAGCGGGGAACGCAAAGTACTCCGCGCCGGCGATTGCCTCGTGCAATGTGGCACGCAACATGCCTGGCTCAATGAAGGCGACGAACCGGCAACAATGCTTCTTGTATTCATCGGGGTGAATCAGGACGTCTCAAGATTCCCGGCAGTTTGA
- a CDS encoding tannase/feruloyl esterase family alpha/beta hydrolase encodes MNCFEFKCCRNCGEVPTVRGRLVISMSGLKLITRLGMVLATAAAACGALAKPVKGVTSPDQTGLSCDQSIVEKFKPDPRATVIQVKQFRKGDQLSAEFEWYLANSGISKTVEADLCLVKLLVGPGNPGPADSASTSAGIGIEIWLPEKSAWNGRLHAVGTGGWAGGVESDPAKNSTSFSNDLQLTSAVAAREGAVVSSTDAGHMSSATDGSFAMNPDGTSNTVLWRDYASRSLHVQAVMTTALATAYYGRKPKYRYFEGGSGGGRQALALAQRYPRDYDGIIAAFPAVYFSKFILASLYPQIVIQRDLGGRYMSNEQLDFVSNQAIAACDVLDGKHLGFVIDQKSCRYDPARDPAVLCASSGGNNVTPNCVTPQQANAINKIWYGMTSDGSVPSPAFDNGFGPLTGKRRWFGYARGTSLLVTASNQAFVMAADMAGLALQDPAFASSTFRNARTNGMDRWKSLTYEQLSEAFDLTEKRQSSWDYIDSQIPDLSAFKKRGGKLIHYHGTDDPFIPFLGSEKYYDSVIAQMHGLKNVQNFYRFYLVPGMWHGPRNGTSNPNANPPIIRAGKGEVYDLLTAWVEKGAAPVSIVLQSESDVPVQKTLPMCLYPSRVSYVSGDINSAESYTCK; translated from the coding sequence TTGAATTGTTTTGAATTCAAATGCTGCCGCAATTGCGGCGAAGTTCCAACCGTTAGAGGAAGGCTCGTAATAAGTATGTCAGGGTTGAAGCTGATAACACGGCTAGGGATGGTTCTGGCTACTGCCGCGGCGGCATGCGGAGCATTGGCAAAACCAGTTAAGGGGGTAACTTCCCCCGACCAAACTGGGCTTTCCTGCGACCAATCAATCGTCGAAAAATTCAAGCCTGATCCGAGGGCAACGGTCATCCAGGTGAAGCAGTTCCGCAAGGGAGATCAACTTTCTGCTGAGTTTGAGTGGTATCTTGCCAATTCCGGCATCTCCAAGACGGTCGAGGCCGATCTTTGCCTTGTTAAGTTGCTGGTCGGGCCAGGAAATCCTGGTCCTGCCGATTCTGCATCGACTTCGGCAGGAATTGGCATCGAGATATGGCTCCCAGAAAAAAGTGCATGGAACGGTCGCTTACATGCCGTTGGCACGGGCGGTTGGGCTGGGGGCGTTGAGAGCGATCCGGCAAAGAACTCTACGTCATTCAGCAACGACCTGCAGTTAACGTCAGCCGTTGCGGCGCGAGAGGGAGCGGTCGTTTCCAGCACTGACGCCGGGCACATGAGTTCGGCTACTGATGGCTCCTTTGCAATGAATCCTGACGGGACCAGCAACACGGTGCTGTGGAGGGATTATGCGAGCCGATCGTTGCATGTCCAGGCAGTCATGACCACAGCGCTTGCGACCGCCTATTATGGTCGCAAACCAAAATATAGATACTTTGAAGGTGGATCGGGTGGAGGCAGGCAAGCCCTTGCCTTGGCACAGCGTTACCCGCGAGATTATGATGGAATCATTGCCGCCTTTCCTGCTGTGTATTTTTCGAAATTTATACTTGCTTCCCTCTACCCGCAGATCGTCATCCAGCGCGATTTGGGTGGCCGCTACATGTCCAACGAGCAGCTGGACTTTGTGTCAAATCAGGCAATTGCTGCTTGCGACGTTCTCGACGGAAAGCATCTCGGTTTTGTTATCGACCAAAAGTCCTGTCGATATGACCCCGCCAGGGATCCGGCAGTATTGTGTGCATCAAGCGGCGGAAACAACGTAACCCCGAATTGTGTGACCCCGCAGCAAGCGAATGCAATTAACAAGATCTGGTATGGGATGACTTCTGATGGCAGCGTCCCAAGTCCGGCCTTTGACAACGGTTTTGGTCCGTTGACCGGCAAGCGACGATGGTTCGGCTATGCGCGCGGAACCAGCCTTCTCGTGACGGCATCGAATCAGGCGTTCGTAATGGCGGCCGATATGGCGGGCCTGGCACTTCAGGATCCCGCATTCGCTTCGTCGACATTTCGTAATGCACGGACCAACGGAATGGATCGCTGGAAGTCGCTGACATATGAGCAGCTGTCCGAGGCCTTTGACTTGACCGAGAAGCGGCAATCTAGCTGGGACTATATTGACAGCCAGATACCAGACCTGTCGGCCTTCAAGAAGCGTGGAGGAAAACTGATACATTATCACGGAACAGACGACCCCTTTATTCCGTTTCTCGGTTCCGAAAAATACTATGACAGCGTGATTGCGCAGATGCACGGCTTGAAGAACGTGCAGAACTTCTATCGCTTCTATCTGGTTCCGGGCATGTGGCATGGTCCTCGCAATGGCACGTCAAACCCGAATGCGAATCCGCCAATCATCCGTGCGGGCAAAGGCGAGGTTTATGATCTGCTTACAGCCTGGGTCGAGAAGGGCGCCGCGCCAGTAAGCATTGTGCTGCAATCAGAAAGTGACGT